DNA from Kitasatospora viridis:
TCGCTGGCGGTGCCCCGGGCGGTCGCGGTGACCTCGGAGTCGGCGGCGGTGTCGCCCTCGGGCAGGCGCTCGAAGCCGGCGCCGGCCGCGGAGAACGAGTTGCGCCAGGAGTGGCCCTCGGTGACGTGGTAGTCGACCGCGCCGGGCTCGTGCGGCCACGCCTCCGTGGTGGTGCACACGGTGGAGAGGAACTCCTCGACACCGTCGATCGCCAGCTCCGTCGGCACCGGCTGCACGTCGCCCACGGTGAGCTGGGCGTCGTAGGTGTGCACGGTGATCTCGTGCAACTGGCGGCGGGCGACGCCCGCGACGGTCAGCGGCGTCTGCGACTTGCCCCACCAGCCCCAGCAGCCGCGGTCCGGGCCGGCCTCCCGCAGCGCGTCCAGCAGCAGCTCGAACGAGTCGGCCAGCCAGGCCTGGAGCGCCTCGCGCTCCTGGGGGGCGACCGCCACACCCAGCGGCTCCGCCTTGGCCGTCGCGTCCGGCCCCGCGGCGACGGTGGCCGCCCAGGCGCGGCGCCCCTCGCCGATGTGCTGCACCAGGTCGAGCAGCGTCCACTCGGGGCAGGTGGGCACGGGGATGTCGAGGCTGGGTGCGGCCGCGACCGCGGCACGGAAGGCGGTCGACCGCTCGTCGATCAGACGCAGCAGGTCGGAGAAGTTCAGAGTGTTTTGCACGGCGGATTTCTATCACCACGCCCGACAGGTGGACAGCGATTTAATCGACGGTTCGATCGAAGCCTCGGCGCCCATTTCCTGACGGTGCGTCAATTGCACTCCTGGTCAACCTCGGCGGCGCCGGTAATAGGCGACCGTGACGACGATGAGCAGTGGCCCCCACAGCAGCAGCGGCGCGTAGCAGGCGTCCATCACGACGAGGGCGAGCCCGGTCGGGGCGCCCTGCGCACCACCGAAGCCCTTGGCGTTGGGGACCGTCAGGGCGAGCAGCACGGCCGCGCCGAGGGCGGCCGGGATCACGGCGGCCAGCGGCGCGACCCGCCGGCCGCCGAGGAACGGGATCCAGCGCGGCACCACCTCCCCCCACGGCTGGACCAGGCCGAGGGTGAGCAGCGTGAGCCCCTCGACGCCGATGCTCATCGCGACGCAGACGACGCTGAACCAGCCGGGAACGTCCAGGTGCGTGGTGTCGAACCCCACCGGGACGCCGATCCCCATCAGGACCCGCCAGATCCCGGACGGCGCGGCGGTGAGGGCCGCGAGGCGCGCGGCCCGGACCGCCCAACGGGCGGGCGGCGGGGCAGGGGCTGCGGAGGTTGCGGGGGCTGTGGAGGTTGCGGGGGCTGCGGAGGCTGCGGGGGCGGTGACCATGGCTCCATGCTGGCCGGTGGAGCGGCGTCGCCGGATCGTGCGCGGGGACCACCTCAACTCCCC
Protein-coding regions in this window:
- a CDS encoding maleylpyruvate isomerase N-terminal domain-containing protein → MQNTLNFSDLLRLIDERSTAFRAAVAAAPSLDIPVPTCPEWTLLDLVQHIGEGRRAWAATVAAGPDATAKAEPLGVAVAPQEREALQAWLADSFELLLDALREAGPDRGCWGWWGKSQTPLTVAGVARRQLHEITVHTYDAQLTVGDVQPVPTELAIDGVEEFLSTVCTTTEAWPHEPGAVDYHVTEGHSWRNSFSAAGAGFERLPEGDTAADSEVTATARGTASDMVLGFYGRLPLDTLKLGGDTNVFDQLVEWDPER